From the genome of Deltaproteobacteria bacterium, one region includes:
- a CDS encoding aminotransferase class IV, whose product MQVWINGQLVEENEARISLFDRAYLYGEGVFETLKTYAGKPAFMERHYFRLRSNCEKLNIPLPFSEKEFAKGLMDVIKANGLSEAAIRITVSTVGASSNITIFASPITINPKFFETGVKVELLITFTNDPIATAGIKSTSYITKMLARTQAAKDGVYETILRNEKGYWVEGNRTNFFIVSEGEVVTAPLSDGLLPGITREMVLEILKEQKIPHKEDHITTEMIQNAEEIFLTGSTSEVMPVYEVLGVWRKEATPTSLARQLRKEYLKKI is encoded by the coding sequence ATGCAAGTTTGGATCAATGGACAATTGGTGGAGGAAAATGAGGCTCGCATTTCTCTTTTTGATCGGGCTTATCTTTATGGCGAAGGAGTTTTTGAAACGCTTAAAACTTATGCGGGGAAACCGGCGTTTATGGAGAGACATTATTTTCGTCTTCGATCTAATTGCGAAAAATTAAATATTCCCCTACCCTTTTCAGAAAAAGAATTTGCGAAGGGATTGATGGATGTCATCAAAGCCAACGGCTTAAGTGAAGCGGCGATCCGCATTACGGTGAGCACGGTTGGCGCTTCTTCCAATATCACCATTTTTGCAAGTCCCATCACAATCAATCCGAAATTTTTTGAAACCGGAGTCAAAGTGGAACTTCTCATCACTTTCACAAATGATCCCATCGCTACCGCCGGCATCAAATCAACAAGTTACATCACCAAAATGCTGGCCAGAACTCAGGCTGCAAAGGACGGTGTCTATGAAACAATTCTTAGAAATGAAAAAGGATATTGGGTTGAAGGAAACCGGACGAATTTTTTTATTGTATCAGAAGGTGAAGTAGTCACCGCACCCTTGTCAGACGGACTTTTGCCGGGCATCACACGCGAAATGGTTTTGGAAATTTTGAAGGAGCAAAAAATTCCGCACAAAGAAGATCACATCACCACCGAAATGATTCAAAACGCAGAGGAAATTTTCCTGACCGGTTCCACCAGCGAAGTCATGCCAGTTTATGAAGTGCTGGGGGTGTGGAGAAAAGAAGCGACACCAACATCTCTCGCCAGACAACTAAGAAAAGAATATCTGAAGAAAATTTAA